gCTCTCATGTTTACCTTGTAGGCAACAGAGATTGCACGTGCTTTACGTGATAATGACAGAGCGGGAAAATCACATGTTATGGTTGTCGGTAGGTACTGCATGTAATTCTCACATAGCTCAATCCTTCTATTGTGGTTGAAGATGAGTATAAagagtgtttttaaaacttgtgaTTCGTTATATAGATGATGATCCGATGGCGCGACCACAGAAGGACAATAAGAATGACAGCCTGTCGTTATTCTATAGTGACCTAGGGTCATATGGACGAATTAAACCAGCAGGCGAGCGAGGATCTGATGAAAGAGTTGAACGTGAAAAGATGGGAAATACAACGCTACACAGGTAAACACTAAAAActcaagtcaatgaaatgtttacTGTATGTATTCTGTGTTTtgaaatcaataaataaatgcTTCATCACTCATGCTAGTATGCAAATGCCTCTAAAATTGTCAGAGGTGAATATTTTAAGCCTGTTCAACTTATTTGTGATTTGTTAGAAGTAGGAATACCAataagtaaataattttttttttagatttgccCCATAGATTTTCCTTAACTTTACGTTTTACACCCCAAATAgtggaaaagtttaaaaattcctCACCCTCGATAACACTTCATATATCAAAAAACATGTGATAactttaaaatgtattttactGTTGTTAagaccatgtgatttacgtgataACTGGTGGAATGGTTCTTTTTTTTCAGAGTATCAGATTCCAGTGGGCAAATGAGAGTCACTGAAATCGCCACTGGCAATCTTAAGTACGAAATGTTGGATACAGCTGATACTTTCATTCTCGACCAAGGTGGCACGGCGTTGTATGTTTGGGTTGGTAAGAAGTCAACAAAAGAGGAGAAGTTGCAGGGTATGAAAGTAGCTGTTAATTTCCTGCGCAGTAAGAAGTATCCTGACTACACACAGGTTACCATGGTAAAGCAAGGATCTGAGCTTTCTTTGTTCAAACAATGCTTCGTTAACTGGCCACAAGCGGTGATGAACTTTCAAAATAAAACCTATCATGCCGGTCGAGGGATTGGTGAGTATTTTCTATGTAGTTGTGGGCAAAACCGCCCCACAATTCCACCGTCATAACTCCTGTGATTAGGTTCTTATGAAAAGTGCTTACGTTTTGTAAAGAGGATGAACTGGGTTACAAAACAGACCAAATATGTAGGTCCTTGCCTTAGCCACCAATTGCAActcaatatttaaaataaagctaaatattttttgaccaaAAAAGACCTTTCAAAAACATGTGTGAATTCTTTGAATTGGGTATATCCTAGCTATTacataatttttgttgttgctgttgttgctgttgatccttgtttgttttttattttttattgtttttgaccAAATCCCAAACATTAActtaataacaataatttttagCTCAAGTTCAACAAACAAAGTTTGACGCAGCAACCCTTCATCAGCGACAAAAACGTCAAGATGAGAAGATGTTTGATGATGGAAATGGAAAAATTGATATATGGCGCGTTGAAAACTTCAAATTGGTTCCACAACCTAAAGAGAtgttgggaactttctttggtGGAGATTGTTACGTTATTCTCTACACTTACCAGAAGAACAAGAAGGAGATGTATCTTATATATTACTGGCTGGTATgtttatttttgcaatttattCTCCACAATGAAGTTTCAAAACAATGCTAATTATTTCGCAAATATTTGATGTTGGGGGTGAATTCAATGCATAGAGGTTTAAGAAGAATAAAAGCAAATGAGACTATATTTCTCGTTTgttgtttcaactttttttttgttgtatccAAGGGGTTCGAACAGTTTGTTTCTAAGTAACATTTACGAAACTGAGTGGATATTAGTTAAGAATTTGACTTTTGAAGTGAGGGGACAGAAAAAATACCACCCTAACACTGCCTAGCCATTCTTTTTaggaaactgaatttttttacaaagactTCTTTTCCCTCTGTAAACCTAATGAGCACCAGATATTGTCTTCATAGAATCATATAAAACGTCATGACTATTCTGTATAGGGCTTAGACAGCACTGCAGATGAACAAGGGACTGCAGCCGCAATGACGGTAAAGATGGATGACAGTTTGGGAGGGGCTGCTGTACAGGttagtatttttgatatttttgcgaAAGTCATGTATCTGCTTTGCGTCTGCTTATGGTCTTATATTGACATTGCAATATGGCGACACACAGATGGAAAATGAAAAACTCTAGCTGTCCCTCGATAAAAtggatttaaacttttttttgtttatagactttttatttttcggGTTAACTTTTTATAACCAAAACTTGAATTTGAATTATTTTGAAACAGGAATATTTTTAGtaacattgttttgtttttttttgtatttccgatatattttcacaaaataagGAAATAATTACGCTCTTAAAAAGGCGGGGAAAAAATCAGTAtatcgtattttttaaaattctttttaaaaggcAACAAACTGGAAATGGTTACTTACTGAATATAGTTTTTTTTAGATTCGCGTAGTTCAAGGTAAAGAACctgaacattttttgaaaatatttaaaggaAAGATGATTGTTTACAGGGTAAGACCtctttcttcttgttttttactGTTCTAAACAATTTCCGAACATTTATAACCGAATCAATACCAACAAAATTGGTAATTTTAAACTTCAtcattttctgatttttataaaatgcGATACTTCCCAGGGTGGAAAATCGAGCGGATTTCGTGGACATCAAGCGGAAGTACAACAAAGTGGAATACCTCGCTTGTTTCAAGTTCGAGGAATGGGTgctgacaaaaagaaggctCTCGAGGTAACAAAAATAGATTGTATTTATGAGTTATCCTTTATCTATTTGTATGACTTCTTTGATATTCGTTAGCGCTGTTTGATTTACACTAATACTCTGGTTCGATATTTAGATATTCTATATCCGCCATAGTGTCTTCTTTTTTACTAGTAGGAAAAACCCCAGCATATGCGTTTTTCTTAAGTTTGTCTTAATTAAACCTGATTTTATCTTTcaacatttcatatttttttaggtAGAAGCAGTTGCTGCGTCACTTAACTCCAACGATGTTTTTGTCTTGCTTACACCACGCGAAGGATTTCTGTGGTACGGTAAAGGGTGTAGCGGTGACGAGAGAGAGTTGGGTAAAGAGTTGGCCGCACGCATTGCACCACGATTTGCAGAAGATTTCACAAAAGTTTTAGAAAATAAAGAGCCCGCTGAATTCTGGGATTTGCTTGGCGGACCAGGAGAATACTCAAGCGGACACTATTTTGAGGTATGTAAAAGTTTTGACTTAGCCAAATTCACTTTATTGGAGATTTCCTTGATCTCGATGCTTGCATAATCAAGAGTGTCAATTTGAAAGTGTTATAAAAGATATTTAGTGAGTGAGAAATTTCTCAGAATCTTAACAGCAAATGGAAATTTTTCAGACTTTGTATTATCCGTAGTGCGATGTTTCCATACGAGGCCTTTCGTCAGAGCAGATTGCTAAAAAGCATCCTCGATGTAAAATgatataacatcttttattttcctttttcagCAAGAGATACCAGAATACCCACCCCGTCTCTTTTTATGTTCGAATGCATCTGGAAGATTCGAAGTGGAGGAGATCTTTAATTTCACCCAATCAGATATGGAGTATGACGACATCATGTTATTAGATACGCATGATAGCATATTCATATGGGTCGGAAAAGATTCCAATACGGTTGAAAAGAAGGAAGCAATGCGCACAGCCATTGTAAGTACATTTTATGTGTTCTCACTTGCAGATGGTTTTATTGAGACTATCACACTAACTTTGTTGGTCCTAAGTGGGCATCTTAAGGTTACAAACATAAAGGGTGGTAAAATATTAGGGCCCGTGAAAAATTTTAGACTGCAAAGTTTGGGCCAATGAAGCAAGTTCTCGGAGAGATTACCAATATCACATCCATTTTAGAGGACTCATAAATGAGCATTGCGTATGATTCTATGTGTAATGTTTAGGAATATGTTAAATCGGATCCAGCAGGGCGAGATCCTGACAGAGTACAAATCATGGTAGTGAAACAAGGATTCGAACCTCCACAAATGACTGGATGCTTTCCTTCTTGGGATGACAATGTATTTGCTGTGAGTTGTTGTCATGTTTTCGTATTTTTCTTTCCTATTTTTTCTGAAGTAAATAAAAACACCATTGTCTCGAATAGGCGAGACTATAGATTTTCGGTGTTTTAATacgtttttctttgtatttataGCATGGGAAAAGCTACGAAGAACTAAAACGCGAGTTAAACGACGAAAACGCGGGTGTAACTTTCGTGCAAGAGGAATTAAGCAAGTTTTCCTTTGATCGGAAGTATCCATTGAAGGTTTTACAGCAAGAAGAAGTCCCAGAAGGTGTCGACCCGACGAGAAAAGAGgtaaatgtttaaaaagctCTATGTGGGAGCGTTTGAAAAACTCCGTCTGTGCGTACAAAAATTTACACTCAACTTCAAGGAAGCCTTCGATTGTTTATAACAGGTGCATCTTTTTACAACGAGCTTCCTGTAAGTAACACAATTCAGTGAGATTTTGTTAAAATACTttactatatttttattgtttttttagtacTATTTAAGTCCTGAAGAATTTCACGAAGTGTTCGGCATGTCTTTAAATCAGTACGAAGGTATACCACAATGGAAGAAAGACATTCTGAAGAAGAAATTTTCattgttttaatttattatcCACGCACACTAGATCTTTGCTAGAATGTTTCTCAATTAGtatatttatttgattttgccTCGATTAATAATCATTCTGTTTTGATCAATAATTTGTGTTGATGTCGACCGAAATGTTTCAGGCTGCCATTGTGTGTGCCCGTACTGCAACGTCTTACTTGCGTACAGACACACAGAATTGCATGCTGTTTGGTGCAACCATAATCGTCCATGGTCATACTTCCCTTTAATTATGTTATCATAAACtcactttgttttcttttgaataGCTGTATATTTCTTTTTCATGTACATATACATTATAGTAAGCATCTATTTAGTTAATGCACATTTCACCTGTTTATCTCCACAATAATTACCAGCTGTGTATTTATTATCTCCGTAATGTTTGTGGTAGTGGTATTTATTTATCTCccttatattattattataattctaGGTAGTATTTTTTGTGTAAACAGCGCCTTAAAAAAGTGCGTATTTTTTATTGGTCTACTTGAATTGTTATTATTACGAAATAGATTTCATTAAATTTGATGTTGTCTATTATGATTTATTCTATTTTGCGAATTACATATTTTTGTGAAGCAACAACCTTTCTTAAGAAGAGCCAGTCATATTGATCACCGTGAAAAAAGATGCATTTATTATTTATGTATGACAAGATGCGGTACGTATGCTACACTAAGTAGATTTTTTAGGCTCGTTTTACGCTAAgtgattttctttaaaaaaactgctTCATGCGGTACGTATGCTACACTAAGTAGATTTTTTAGGCTCGTTCTACGCTAAgtgattttctttaaaaaaactgctTCTGTAAACAGGAAGTTTTAATCATATTTTTCTTTGGTCCCTAGAGGATCTCGAAAAAAGCATCTCGTGATATTACTTTACTGCGAAAACTACAGTGCTAAGGAGTTAATATTAAATATTGAAGAAGAAATCTTAAAACCTCTAATGACGGTCCGCAACTCTTTTATATATAAACTACGATTGTAATTGGGAACGAAACAAAAAGGATTGGGAACGAAACAAAAAGGATTGGgaacgaaaaaaaaaaggatTGGAAATAAGTGACATTGGAAATATAAAATGGTTTTTGGGACCAAAGTATTAGTCATTATTCCAAGCTCCAACAAAGGTAGAGCAAATGAATACAGAAAGGTTATAATTTATTAGACATTTCTTTGCAGCAGAAAGAAAGCATATTCGAAGCAGGCAAGGAAATGtggaaaaatgttgttttgttaGGAGCCAGCTAAAATTAAGGAATCTGGACCATAATTCAGTAGCACATTTTAAATAACTCTACCATCATTAAGCTAGATATAAAACAACCTTGTTTGAAGGGCATTTTATCTACTCCATAACGGTTAAGGGGCTCTGGAAGGAGGATGGGAAATAAAGATTGATAAAGATGTTTTGATGGCCTTACTTATGTGTCATATTGTCATTTAATCTAAAATAATAGTTAACCTTCGAACTTAAAGTTCGAAGGTTAACTATTAAAGCCACCTGgttaatgtttattcttgaGCTTTAAATCTCTCCAGAATTTATGGTGAAGTCATTCAAGTGCTTTAAGGGAACGGCCGACAAGCGTCTAGTTGTAAGTGACGAAAAAGAGAGAAATTAGACATGGAAAAATACATATACATAAAGTtacctttaaataaattttacaaatatcccttttttaaaacattcctTTATCATCGCACCAAAAAGGACTACTATTCCGACTATTGTGCTGTAGGCTCGATTCCAGTCccgaaacaaacaaaataaaaacgcaAGAGAATTTCTTAATGTTTATATGGTATCAGATATTTGAGCACACCAAGCATTTTTGTAATCATGTGTGTAATGGCACGGTGTGAGACAGTAATCCGCTTCCACTAATTCACCGACGAAACGAGCGTTCGGGCCAGTCCATCCCCACCAGCATTTGCATTTACCTACAAGAACAAAAAATGATTGATAAATGATAATTTCTGCATTATTCAGGTTGATCATGTCAGGGGATCCTTAATAACATTTTATCATCCTCGTTCCAAGAActctttttttttgcttttttatattagGCAATATCAAAAAACGAAAAGAAGAGTCCTAGGAATGAGGTTAAACGTTTAACTAATTTCCAATTGGTCTTTGGAAACCGCTTATCTTCTTATTTTCTCAGACGGAATACTTCTCGCCGTAGATatacaaaaaagacaaaacCATTTTGAGAAAAAGTATATGAACCAATTCATTTGTGCGATGAATTACTTTTACTTCAAAGTGTAATCTGAGTATATCAATTTAAGTACATGTTactgaaaaaaactttcaaagaaGCTATGGAAGACACTATGTACAAATTCAATTACTTACACAAAATACCTTAAAATACATTGAGCACAGAGCAGTGTTCGTACTAGAAAAGCGCTAAAGTAAACCTTTGACCCCCTTTCATGGATCTTTTAACTTAAGTATTGCATCAAATGGTAGCGTCTTCAAAAAACAAGTATAGTGTTATTCTACATACCGTTGGCAAGGCATTGAAAAGGAAATACACAGCGTGGATTGCATTTTGATAAACACCGTGAAGAATAAGGAGTACACGTCCATAAACAGTGATCAGCCTCAACCTGTCCAATGACATTCACGCTTGGTATTGGATTCGGGCCTGTGTTCCCCAGGCTGCATAAACATTTTCCTGATGGTAAACAGCGGCCTTCAGGTCGATTACACATGCGATTGCATAGACTTTTAACACAGCTACTATTCTGAGCTAGAGAGGGAATAAACAGGGATATGAATCAGGTCTTAATATGAAACGTAGCATAACAGTaaaactttatcaaaacttaTTAAATCTAGTTCAGCAAAGTTTCGCGACCCGTTAAAATTTCTTCTTGTAAAATATACAAAAGTCAGCCAttagcgaaaattaatttctaccaagaaaaataaattaaaatcgcCAGATTTagtactgtaatactttgtggATCTTGGTTTAGTGGTTATGCAGTGCGCTTCGTACGTAACGTACGTAGGTACGTTGTTCAGttgcgggcatgtttagcaagtgcttTTACAAAAACTATGGGTAAACATGAAATGTAAGAAAAAACAGGGTAGGTACTGCCGATGTATACCTAAGATATAATATTTGGAATAATACTAATCGTATATGAATAGGAAGGTGTTAGGAATGTAAGGAAATTATTCACTTAAATGATCCCAATAGAATATGCAGATCTTGTAGTAAGAAATAAGAGCCTTGACTACCCAAACTACCCAGACTGGGTCATTAATAGGCGATAGCCGCTCAATCTAAAACTGAATTTCCTAAGTCATTTCACTAATTTAGTGAAAGAGCATTAACTCGATGGGGAACTTTATAGCATCATGACAATATTTCGACAACGTCATCATGCCATAGTCTTGGACTCAACGAAAATTTCCCTTTTTTCATCGGGGCGATGAAAAATACCTAAAATTTCTGGACGAGCTTGCGTGAAGATCACAAAATATACAGAAACAGGTGTGTATCAACTGCATTATTTCTTTGTTCCACTTGTCCTAACTTACATTGGATTAGATGTCCATTTTTTGTTGAGTTTAGTGGAGAACGGAAACAAGGTGGTTTCGTAACCTTGACGTTCTTTCTATTGATTACCATGGCGCCTGGCAATATTCATCCAATCAAAGTGCGTTTCTGTTGACGTCATGTTCAAAACCGGccaattaaattttctttacaTCTAACctatttgacgtcaaatatgTGCAAAGAAAGCTTTAACTTCAGTACTTACTTTGTCAAGAAGATTTAGACAAGTACTTGAAATATTTGAGCggaaagaagaaaagaagaaaatatttcaGAATGTATAGCAAATATAGAGATATATCTGCAAACGTGAAGAACCTACGAACATGTGGTGCTTGTTATGAGCGTCCCATTTTCTTTTGCGATGACGATTTTAGAATACATGAGAGGAATTGTCATCGCTCATATCAAGAAGAGGAAAAAGAAGATTTAATAGCTATTAAATCACAATTGTCGCTTTTAACCAGTCTTTTGAGCAGACAAAGCAACATACATTACCCAGTCTGTAAAGAGAGTAAGGAAGAAAGGCGGAAAGACGTTGAAGAAGAAATTATCTGCATAAAGAGACGAATGGTTGGATTAGAAAGTG
The genomic region above belongs to Hydractinia symbiolongicarpus strain clone_291-10 chromosome 4, HSymV2.1, whole genome shotgun sequence and contains:
- the LOC130640764 gene encoding advillin-like isoform X2 encodes the protein MIVAGQQNHEPPKGMDPAFRGINAKAGLTVWRVENFGLNKLPEAQYGQFHDGDSYLVLQAEGRQSPYNYHVHFWLGKKTSQDEAGTAALKAVELDDVLGGAPTQYREIQHHESRRFVSYFPKGLKYAEGGVRSGFKKVEKQSRKRLLQVKGRKRPRVFEVPLHSDSLNRGDVFILDNGAKIWVWCGAESNRAERRKATEIARALRDNDRAGKSHVMVVDDDPMARPQKDNKNDSLSLFYSDLGSYGRIKPAGERGSDERVEREKMGNTTLHRVSDSSGQMRVTEIATGNLKYEMLDTADTFILDQGGTALYVWVGKKSTKEEKLQGMKVAVNFLRSKKYPDYTQVTMVKQGSELSLFKQCFVNWPQAVMNFQNKTYHAGRGIAQVQQTKFDAATLHQRQKRQDEKMFDDGNGKIDIWRVENFKLVPQPKEMLGTFFGGDCYVILYTYQKNKKEMYLIYYWLGLDSTADEQGTAAAMTVKMDDSLGGAAVQIRVVQGKEPEHFLKIFKGKMIVYRGGKSSGFRGHQAEVQQSGIPRLFQVRGMGADKKKALEVEAVAASLNSNDVFVLLTPREGFLWYGKGCSGDERELGKELAARIAPRFAEDFTKVLENKEPAEFWDLLGGPGEYSSGHYFEQEIPEYPPRLFLCSNASGRFEVEEIFNFTQSDMEYDDIMLLDTHDSIFIWVGKDSNTVEKKEAMRTAIEYVKSDPAGRDPDRVQIMVVKQGFEPPQMTGCFPSWDDNVFAHGKSYEELKRELNDENAGVTFVQEELSKFSFDRKYPLKVLQQEEVPEGVDPTRKEYYLSPEEFHEVFGMSLNQYEGIPQWKKDILKKKFSLF
- the LOC130640764 gene encoding advillin-like isoform X3, whose translation is MDPAFRGINAKAGLTVWRVENFGLNKLPEAQYGQFHDGDSYLVLQAEGRQSPYNYHVHFWLGKKTSQDEAGTAALKAVELDDVLGGAPTQYREIQHHESRRFVSYFPKGLKYAEGGVRSGFKKVEKQSRKRLLQVKGRKRPRVFEVPLHSDSLNRGDVFILDNGAKIWVWCGAESNRAERRKATEIARALRDNDRAGKSHVMVVDDDPMARPQKDNKNDSLSLFYSDLGSYGRIKPAGERGSDERVEREKMGNTTLHRVSDSSGQMRVTEIATGNLKYEMLDTADTFILDQGGTALYVWVGKKSTKEEKLQGMKVAVNFLRSKKYPDYTQVTMVKQGSELSLFKQCFVNWPQAVMNFQNKTYHAGRGIAQVQQTKFDAATLHQRQKRQDEKMFDDGNGKIDIWRVENFKLVPQPKEMLGTFFGGDCYVILYTYQKNKKEMYLIYYWLGLDSTADEQGTAAAMTVKMDDSLGGAAVQIRVVQGKEPEHFLKIFKGKMIVYRGGKSSGFRGHQAEVQQSGIPRLFQVRGMGADKKKALEVEAVAASLNSNDVFVLLTPREGFLWYGKGCSGDERELGKELAARIAPRFAEDFTKVLENKEPAEFWDLLGGPGEYSSGHYFEQEIPEYPPRLFLCSNASGRFEVEEIFNFTQSDMEYDDIMLLDTHDSIFIWVGKDSNTVEKKEAMRTAIEYVKSDPAGRDPDRVQIMVVKQGFEPPQMTGCFPSWDDNVFAHGKSYEELKRELNDENAGVTFVQEELSKFSFDRKYPLKVLQQEEVPEGVDPTRKEYYLSPEEFHEVFGMSLNQYEGIPQWKKDILKKKFSLF
- the LOC130640764 gene encoding advillin-like isoform X1, producing MISNHNHTQQNHEPPKGMDPAFRGINAKAGLTVWRVENFGLNKLPEAQYGQFHDGDSYLVLQAEGRQSPYNYHVHFWLGKKTSQDEAGTAALKAVELDDVLGGAPTQYREIQHHESRRFVSYFPKGLKYAEGGVRSGFKKVEKQSRKRLLQVKGRKRPRVFEVPLHSDSLNRGDVFILDNGAKIWVWCGAESNRAERRKATEIARALRDNDRAGKSHVMVVDDDPMARPQKDNKNDSLSLFYSDLGSYGRIKPAGERGSDERVEREKMGNTTLHRVSDSSGQMRVTEIATGNLKYEMLDTADTFILDQGGTALYVWVGKKSTKEEKLQGMKVAVNFLRSKKYPDYTQVTMVKQGSELSLFKQCFVNWPQAVMNFQNKTYHAGRGIAQVQQTKFDAATLHQRQKRQDEKMFDDGNGKIDIWRVENFKLVPQPKEMLGTFFGGDCYVILYTYQKNKKEMYLIYYWLGLDSTADEQGTAAAMTVKMDDSLGGAAVQIRVVQGKEPEHFLKIFKGKMIVYRGGKSSGFRGHQAEVQQSGIPRLFQVRGMGADKKKALEVEAVAASLNSNDVFVLLTPREGFLWYGKGCSGDERELGKELAARIAPRFAEDFTKVLENKEPAEFWDLLGGPGEYSSGHYFEQEIPEYPPRLFLCSNASGRFEVEEIFNFTQSDMEYDDIMLLDTHDSIFIWVGKDSNTVEKKEAMRTAIEYVKSDPAGRDPDRVQIMVVKQGFEPPQMTGCFPSWDDNVFAHGKSYEELKRELNDENAGVTFVQEELSKFSFDRKYPLKVLQQEEVPEGVDPTRKEYYLSPEEFHEVFGMSLNQYEGIPQWKKDILKKKFSLF